The Micromonospora sp. WMMD961 genome has a segment encoding these proteins:
- a CDS encoding 3-hydroxyacyl-CoA dehydrogenase family protein produces the protein MTQREHRLAVLGAGTMGVGIATLAVGYGVPVVLVDIGADRRAEAPARVSQQLRMAQLMGGLRRDTPTGELTVTDSLDAVADATVVVESITERPEWKAKLVGEVTAVLPAGTPVLTNTSGIPVDELAGAAARPGDVLGAHFMNPPYLIRAIEVVRGPRTTQAGLDTALDLLARLEREPVVVGDGPGFVINRVLQRMINEASRIVQDGIADPAAVDALFTGCLGHRTGPLATGDLIGLDNVVDSLQVLLDRTGDEGYRPSELLVGKVRAGDLGRKTGRGFHDYQGARR, from the coding sequence ATGACGCAGCGGGAACACCGGCTGGCGGTGCTCGGAGCCGGCACGATGGGAGTCGGCATCGCGACGCTGGCCGTCGGCTACGGCGTGCCGGTCGTGCTGGTCGACATCGGCGCGGACCGGCGGGCCGAGGCGCCCGCAAGGGTGAGCCAGCAGCTGCGGATGGCGCAGTTGATGGGGGGCCTGCGCCGCGACACGCCGACCGGTGAACTCACCGTCACCGACTCGCTCGACGCGGTGGCCGACGCGACCGTCGTGGTCGAGTCCATCACCGAGCGGCCGGAGTGGAAGGCCAAGCTGGTGGGGGAGGTCACCGCCGTTCTGCCCGCCGGTACGCCGGTGCTGACCAACACCTCCGGCATTCCCGTCGACGAACTGGCCGGGGCGGCGGCCCGCCCGGGCGACGTGCTGGGCGCGCACTTCATGAATCCGCCGTACCTGATCCGGGCCATCGAGGTGGTTCGTGGCCCGCGTACCACGCAGGCCGGCCTCGACACCGCGCTGGACCTGCTGGCCCGGTTGGAACGCGAACCGGTGGTCGTCGGTGACGGCCCCGGCTTCGTGATCAACCGGGTGTTGCAGCGAATGATCAACGAGGCGTCCCGGATCGTCCAGGACGGCATCGCCGATCCGGCGGCCGTCGACGCTCTCTTCACCGGCTGTCTCGGGCACCGCACCGGCCCGCTGGCCACCGGCGACCTCATCGGCCTGGACAACGTCGTCGACAGCCTGCAGGTCCTGTTGGACCGTACCGGCGACGAGGGCTACCGACCCAGCGAACTGTTGGTCGGCAAGGTGCGGGCGGGCGATCTCGGCCGGAAGACCGGCCGCGGCTTCCACGACTACCAAGGAGCGCGACGATGA
- a CDS encoding thioester reductase domain-containing protein encodes MSADTDIAIVGVGCRFPDAWTPGEFWGNLRSGHVSTRELSDEQLRAAGVDEATRADPDFVSVGAALPGAADFAAEFFGYLPSEAETTDPQQRLFLEVCWEALESAGHPARPDGPVVGVFAGASPSAYMQALFAAKAAREGLAAAVDDFDLHLGGQVDFLTSRVAYKLGLRGPAVGVQTACSSALYAVHYAVLSLLSGECDIALAGGASVSEPVAGYRYVPGGLMSADGMCRAFDARSTGTSFTSGVGAVVLRRLADAQADGDTVLAVVRGSAVGNDGGDRSGFTAPSPSGVADVVAAALSVAGVSGDQLRYVEAHGSGTSLGDQIELRGLADGIRATTTRTGFCALGSVKVNIGHCGSAAGIAGLIQAVQVAHTGVLPPHPLFEQPRNPGTLADSPLYLSREADVCADPDRHVLVNSMGLGGTNVAVVLGAPPAPTRPAASAGDAVRLLLSARNRTELDAMSRRLADALDTGELAAADVAYTLRVGRPAFTERRVVTAPAERLAAALRLPRPPAVRTVRAERRRPVLVLPPDNTAEAVVLDRLRAALGSALEITDQAVVPPPPGRFTLLLGDGTPGREGHLLPDRPSVDDVDEALAVAWLHGVDVDWAAVPDPAGRRLPLPTYPFRRRRYWALDRIGPMNAPAAPVPAAVPADGGDADPVETELVRIWRELFGVDGIGPDDEFGVLGGSSLLSVRMALEIQRSQGVLVNVHRAGGSQATIRRLARMVRALQGAGGAGRGPEEIDEVADGDGALVDTDLEIDLGPLAPEPAEPGTDVLLTGATGFLGAFLLHELLATTTGRVYCTVRAADEESARERLAAAAEKFALPVPDPQRVHIVLGDLTDIATTCANYRDGQLARRIGSILHCAAKVVFTEPYRALRQDNVLSVVDLVRWARRHGIRDVGFVSTVAATHYALGADGRILETREQPLDPLQGGYGVTKWVAERILERAERDGMRIRVFRPGFILGSTRTGACNDKDLIWAILASGLAVGTHPLDDRALPMAPVDHVARAMAELTVSRGAAGRAFHLVDRYAVSPRRMFQLLAEAGLPTAVAPADDWQQQVSAQALETGNKLLSTVALYEQEGHELGETGLEAEAWQPWLAERGLRPAPSGALLRTCLTYLADRDPAFGELLNDLLKRTNDGVEVR; translated from the coding sequence ATGAGCGCAGACACCGATATCGCGATCGTCGGAGTGGGGTGCCGCTTCCCGGACGCCTGGACTCCCGGCGAGTTCTGGGGCAACCTCCGCAGCGGACACGTGTCCACCCGTGAGTTGAGCGACGAGCAACTGCGTGCGGCCGGTGTCGACGAGGCGACCCGGGCCGATCCCGACTTCGTCAGCGTCGGCGCGGCCCTGCCCGGCGCCGCCGACTTCGCCGCCGAATTCTTCGGCTACCTGCCGTCCGAGGCGGAGACGACCGATCCGCAGCAGCGGCTCTTCCTGGAGGTGTGCTGGGAGGCGCTGGAGTCGGCCGGGCACCCGGCCCGCCCGGACGGACCCGTCGTCGGCGTCTTCGCCGGTGCGAGCCCGAGCGCCTACATGCAGGCGTTGTTCGCGGCCAAGGCCGCCCGGGAAGGGTTGGCCGCCGCCGTCGACGACTTCGACCTGCACCTGGGCGGTCAGGTCGACTTTCTCACCTCCCGGGTGGCGTACAAGCTGGGCCTGCGCGGTCCCGCTGTCGGCGTACAGACCGCCTGCTCCTCGGCGCTGTACGCGGTGCACTACGCGGTCCTCAGCCTGCTGTCCGGGGAGTGCGACATCGCCCTGGCCGGTGGCGCGTCGGTCTCCGAGCCGGTGGCCGGCTACCGGTACGTGCCCGGTGGCCTGATGTCCGCCGACGGGATGTGCCGGGCGTTCGACGCCCGCTCCACCGGCACTTCGTTCACCTCCGGCGTCGGCGCGGTCGTGCTACGTCGGCTCGCCGACGCGCAGGCGGACGGCGACACCGTGCTCGCGGTCGTGCGGGGCAGCGCCGTCGGCAACGACGGTGGCGACCGCTCCGGCTTCACCGCGCCGAGCCCGTCCGGCGTGGCCGACGTGGTCGCCGCCGCCCTGAGCGTCGCCGGGGTCTCCGGTGACCAGCTCCGTTACGTCGAGGCGCACGGTTCCGGCACCTCACTCGGCGACCAGATCGAGCTGCGCGGGCTGGCCGACGGCATCCGTGCCACCACCACCCGCACCGGCTTCTGCGCCCTCGGCTCGGTGAAGGTCAACATCGGGCACTGCGGGTCCGCCGCCGGCATCGCCGGGCTGATCCAGGCCGTGCAGGTCGCCCACACCGGCGTGCTGCCCCCGCACCCGCTCTTCGAACAGCCGCGCAACCCGGGCACCCTCGCAGACAGCCCGCTGTACCTGTCCCGCGAGGCGGACGTGTGCGCCGATCCGGACCGGCACGTGCTGGTCAACTCGATGGGGCTGGGCGGCACCAACGTGGCGGTCGTGCTCGGGGCGCCGCCCGCGCCGACCCGCCCGGCGGCATCGGCCGGAGACGCGGTCCGTCTGCTGCTCTCCGCCCGTAACCGCACCGAACTCGACGCGATGTCGCGCCGGCTGGCCGACGCGCTGGACACCGGCGAACTGGCCGCCGCGGACGTGGCGTACACGCTGCGGGTGGGCCGGCCGGCGTTCACCGAACGCCGGGTCGTCACCGCCCCCGCCGAGCGGCTCGCCGCCGCGCTGCGGCTGCCCCGTCCGCCGGCCGTGCGTACCGTGCGGGCCGAGCGGCGTCGTCCGGTGCTGGTGCTGCCGCCCGACAACACCGCCGAGGCGGTGGTGCTCGACCGGCTCCGGGCCGCCCTCGGGTCCGCCCTGGAGATCACCGACCAGGCGGTCGTGCCGCCCCCGCCGGGACGCTTCACGCTGCTGCTCGGCGACGGCACGCCGGGCCGGGAGGGCCATCTGCTGCCCGACCGGCCGAGCGTCGACGACGTCGACGAGGCGCTCGCCGTTGCCTGGCTGCACGGGGTCGACGTCGACTGGGCGGCGGTGCCCGACCCGGCGGGCCGCCGGTTGCCGCTGCCCACGTACCCCTTCCGGCGCCGCCGCTACTGGGCGCTGGACCGCATCGGCCCGATGAACGCGCCGGCCGCGCCGGTGCCCGCGGCGGTGCCGGCCGACGGCGGCGACGCCGATCCGGTCGAGACGGAGCTGGTCCGCATCTGGCGTGAGCTGTTCGGCGTGGACGGCATCGGCCCCGACGACGAGTTCGGCGTGCTGGGCGGTTCCTCACTGCTGTCGGTGCGGATGGCGCTGGAGATCCAGCGCTCGCAGGGCGTCCTGGTCAACGTGCACCGCGCCGGCGGCAGCCAGGCGACCATCCGCCGGCTCGCGAGGATGGTCCGCGCGCTGCAGGGTGCCGGCGGCGCCGGCCGCGGGCCGGAGGAGATCGACGAGGTTGCCGACGGCGACGGTGCCCTCGTCGACACCGACCTCGAGATCGACCTCGGCCCGCTGGCCCCGGAGCCCGCCGAGCCGGGCACCGACGTGCTGCTCACCGGGGCGACGGGCTTCCTCGGCGCGTTCCTGCTGCACGAGCTGCTGGCCACCACCACCGGCCGGGTCTACTGCACAGTACGGGCCGCCGACGAGGAGTCGGCCCGCGAACGGTTGGCCGCCGCGGCGGAGAAGTTCGCCCTGCCGGTCCCGGATCCCCAGCGGGTGCACATCGTGCTCGGTGACCTGACCGACATCGCCACGACCTGTGCGAACTACCGCGACGGCCAGCTGGCCCGCCGTATCGGCTCGATCCTGCACTGCGCCGCGAAGGTGGTCTTCACCGAGCCGTACCGGGCGCTGCGCCAGGACAACGTGCTGAGCGTGGTGGACCTGGTGCGCTGGGCCCGCCGGCACGGCATCCGCGACGTCGGTTTCGTCTCGACGGTCGCCGCCACCCACTACGCCCTCGGTGCCGACGGTCGCATCCTGGAGACCCGCGAGCAGCCGCTGGACCCGCTGCAGGGCGGGTACGGCGTCACCAAGTGGGTGGCGGAGCGGATCCTCGAACGCGCCGAGCGCGACGGCATGCGGATCCGGGTGTTCCGGCCCGGCTTCATCCTCGGCTCCACCCGCACCGGCGCGTGCAACGACAAGGACCTCATCTGGGCCATTCTCGCCAGCGGCCTGGCCGTCGGCACGCACCCGCTCGACGACCGTGCGCTGCCGATGGCGCCGGTGGACCATGTCGCCCGCGCCATGGCCGAACTCACCGTCAGCAGGGGCGCGGCCGGTCGGGCCTTCCACCTGGTCGACCGGTACGCGGTCAGCCCGCGTCGCATGTTCCAGCTGCTGGCCGAGGCGGGGCTGCCGACCGCGGTGGCGCCGGCCGACGACTGGCAGCAGCAGGTCTCCGCGCAGGCCCTGGAGACGGGCAACAAGCTGCTGTCCACGGTGGCGCTCTACGAGCAGGAGGGCCACGAGCTGGGCGAGACGGGGCTCGAGGCGGAGGCCTGGCAGCCCTGGCTGGCCGAGCGTGGCCTGCGCCCCGCACCGTCGGGTGCGCTGCTGCGTACCTGCCTGACCTACCTCGCCGACCGTGACCCGGCCTTCGGCGAACTTCTGAACGACCTGCTCAAGAGGACGAACGACGGGGTGGAGGTGCGGTGA
- a CDS encoding acyl carrier protein, translating into MNDEKPDLMTQVTAAWANALDVPVADVPLDTNFFEAGGDSLLLIVVLEELEGLTDRPLEAADLFQHNTVRAQTELLADEGGERKLTLLGARNRGSLLGRRQGAVHTDAVADR; encoded by the coding sequence GTGAACGACGAGAAGCCGGACCTGATGACCCAGGTGACCGCCGCCTGGGCGAACGCCCTGGACGTCCCGGTCGCCGACGTGCCGCTGGACACCAACTTCTTCGAGGCCGGAGGCGATTCGCTGCTGCTGATCGTCGTGCTCGAGGAACTGGAGGGGCTGACCGACCGCCCGCTGGAGGCGGCCGACCTCTTCCAGCACAACACCGTACGGGCCCAGACGGAACTGCTCGCCGACGAGGGCGGGGAACGGAAGCTGACCCTGCTCGGGGCACGCAACCGCGGCAGCCTGCTGGGCCGGCGTCAGGGCGCGGTCCACACCGACGCCGTCGCGGACCGTTGA
- a CDS encoding non-ribosomal peptide synthetase codes for MARVRLDESIISRSAHELVGAWLRRSPDATAVREAVTGRELTYRELWQESTRLATELTRHGARRGDTVALALGRSAELIVAILAVARCGAAYLPLDAGNPADRTAAIITEAEARLVVTATHGEPTGWTLTADLTRVPAGGAGATPTTSGEPTFDEGAHGDEALYVAYTSGSTGRPKGVVVPHRAVVGLVDGAEYCPVAPGDRVVNLSNPAFDATTFEVWSTLTAGGTLVVLPAVTEVTLDEWVELLRAERITTMFLTTSLFHMVARERPAAFGTVRNLLVGGEQMQLAAARAVLAATPPRRLVNAYGPTETTTFAAYHEVTAANLADVDRVPIGRALQHTTLHLLDDQQRPVAAGATGELCIGGPKVALGYLGQPELTAQRFVRLPDGEVVYRSGDLARRTADGDVELLGRRDRQVKLRGFRIELEEIERAAMATGLADVAIVEKVGEGPQALLVGFVLPAPGTAPTASQLSAALLARVPRYMVPARWIVLDALPVGQTGKADRDALLALVNDDGFGGDDSGDPVLAGVTETWRDVLSLGSVSRTDTFLDLGGNSILAIQAASRLSERLGVEVEPHDVLLATSAADLGDRLRDRQPVAI; via the coding sequence GTGGCACGGGTGCGTCTGGACGAATCCATCATCTCGCGATCGGCGCATGAACTCGTCGGCGCCTGGCTGCGCCGGAGCCCGGACGCGACCGCCGTGCGCGAGGCGGTCACCGGCCGGGAGCTGACCTACCGCGAGCTGTGGCAGGAGTCCACCCGGCTGGCCACCGAGCTCACCCGGCACGGTGCCCGCCGTGGCGACACCGTCGCGCTGGCGCTGGGGCGTTCCGCCGAGCTGATCGTCGCGATCCTCGCCGTCGCCCGCTGCGGGGCCGCCTACCTGCCCCTGGACGCCGGCAACCCGGCCGACCGCACCGCCGCCATCATCACTGAGGCCGAGGCACGCCTGGTCGTCACGGCCACCCACGGCGAGCCGACCGGCTGGACGCTGACGGCCGACCTCACCCGTGTGCCCGCCGGCGGTGCCGGAGCGACACCGACCACGTCGGGCGAGCCCACCTTCGACGAGGGGGCCCACGGCGACGAGGCGCTCTACGTGGCGTACACCTCCGGTTCCACCGGTCGCCCCAAGGGAGTGGTGGTGCCGCACCGCGCGGTGGTGGGGCTGGTCGACGGTGCCGAATACTGTCCGGTGGCGCCAGGCGACCGGGTGGTCAACCTCTCGAACCCGGCATTCGACGCGACCACCTTCGAGGTGTGGAGCACCCTGACCGCCGGCGGCACGCTGGTGGTCCTGCCCGCCGTGACCGAGGTGACCCTGGACGAGTGGGTGGAGCTGCTGCGCGCCGAGCGCATCACCACCATGTTCCTGACCACCTCGCTGTTCCACATGGTCGCGCGGGAACGCCCGGCCGCCTTCGGCACCGTGCGGAACCTGCTCGTCGGCGGGGAGCAGATGCAGCTCGCCGCCGCGCGCGCCGTGCTCGCGGCGACGCCGCCACGACGGCTGGTCAACGCGTACGGCCCGACCGAAACCACCACCTTCGCCGCGTACCACGAGGTGACCGCGGCCAACCTCGCCGACGTGGACCGGGTGCCGATCGGCCGGGCGTTGCAGCACACCACCCTGCACCTGCTCGACGACCAGCAGCGCCCGGTCGCCGCCGGAGCGACGGGCGAGTTGTGCATCGGCGGCCCGAAGGTGGCGCTGGGCTACCTCGGGCAGCCCGAACTGACCGCGCAGCGGTTCGTCCGGCTGCCCGACGGTGAGGTGGTCTACCGCTCCGGCGACCTGGCCCGCCGCACCGCCGACGGCGATGTCGAGCTGCTCGGCCGCCGCGACCGGCAGGTGAAACTTCGCGGGTTCCGCATCGAGCTGGAGGAGATCGAGCGGGCGGCCATGGCCACTGGGCTGGCCGACGTCGCCATCGTGGAGAAGGTCGGGGAGGGCCCGCAGGCTCTCCTGGTCGGCTTCGTGCTGCCCGCGCCGGGCACGGCACCGACCGCGTCGCAGTTGTCGGCGGCCCTGCTGGCCCGCGTGCCCCGCTACATGGTGCCGGCCCGGTGGATCGTCCTGGACGCCCTGCCGGTCGGCCAGACCGGCAAGGCCGATCGCGACGCGCTGCTCGCCCTCGTCAACGACGACGGCTTCGGCGGGGACGACAGCGGGGACCCGGTGCTGGCCGGGGTCACGGAAACCTGGCGTGACGTGTTGAGCCTCGGTTCGGTCTCCCGCACCGACACGTTCCTCGACCTCGGTGGCAACTCGATCCTGGCCATCCAGGCGGCGTCGCGCCTTTCCGAACGGCTCGGCGTCGAGGTGGAACCGCACGACGTGCTCCTCGCGACCTCGGCCGCCGACCTCGGCGACCGGCTGCGCGACCGTCAGCCCGTCGCCATCTGA
- a CDS encoding non-ribosomal peptide synthetase has protein sequence MTPTTLARTDSSVAPLSYAQERLWYIETAAPGTPTYNVPLLVRWTQAADADALAEALAAVADRHEVLRTTYRLHEDRPVQVVGDPGSVPLEVVDLADHPEAGSAARRQADERARVPFDLAGEAPWRCTLWRGVPGGDLLLITIHHIAVDGWSLAPLFEDLAAAYEAAVAGASPAFEPLPVRYADFAVADRAAFDARGTRAVLAERVAELTAVPGGLVLGNRRAGGRAGPTRAGAEHRFTLPATTWAATCELAGALGATPYVVLLAAFQTVLARWSGRDDFLIGTVAANRPRSELERLVGFFANTVPVRCRPGADRTFAELCTAVRTEAFRALSYQRVPYDQLVAALPAGYGDPVDVAFVLQNAPTAQGPARWAAPQQLATGTAKFDVAFVLEEGEEGLTGLVEYDVDRYRPDVATALAEGFVNLLGAAVTDPGRPVSGLPLSTPAAGMPAGTLVGESRTPAHRTVLEAIDTRLTGLDPDACAVTCAGVDTSWRELDGTSWWLADRLAAAGVPVGGRVPVVADRGGALVAGWLGVLRAGAAYTPLNPDTPVDKLEHIVTELGAAAIVLDATGRRLVDADLLDRLGVPVVRLDEATVAEPPPGRRPAPVDGDDPAVIIYTSGTTGRPKGAVVPHRSLLNTIAWWNAETGLDSTDRLLCAFSVSFDPASFETFRALVAGAQLIMADEETRRDPRLLARLLHGPHGATTMSLTPSLCRAVLDADEETGTSLRRLYIGGEALPRHTVERCARQWGVPVVNVYGPTEASCISTFALTDPADPRPPAIGRPLPNTRAYVLGPHLEELPAGVAGELCLAGAGVSLGYLGDPERTAVAFPVDPWDPGRNRRIYRTGDRVALRRDGLLEYLGRVDEQVKILGHRIEPGEVARLMEDQPGVRAAAVHPVGDPPRLVAYVQLDTDGMALPGRDDLVRPLQRWLPPAVLPTDVYAVDALPRTGNDKVDFAALAALPSTRLAHTTVAARRLTAAEAAVAALFGDVLSERGEHTDPLGPDDSFFTLGGHSLLAVRLLAEAQRRTGRAVPLRDFLTEPTVAGLARLLAADDTAVEEDDAETSGGPAPDEGGSYPATPIQQRLWAISRLPALGAAYLSPLVVRLTGAVDRDRLAAAVRDVLGRHPALRSRFRLVRTERRVRYRTDGPPPAVIRVDDVPPAELAARVQDACWAPFDLAVDAPARAYLLGSGPRTLLVLTVHHIAADGWSMQLLLDQIGESYRAGVEGRAPVLPPPVHPAALAGAVVGAEADGRVAAVVERLRGAPTDIHLPHDRPRPSVQPVTGATVSRRLTAELTERIRAATRPLGATTFMTTAAVLAVALAHRGDQRDFLFAYPWGGREAREAADAVAMLVNTAVLRVDLTGAPTWREVLRRVQEESLAGYRDADAPFDAVAAALHPDRDLSRPPITPVYLAAGDVTPAPPSFGPDVTADAVPLTATRVKFELEVGADALPDGLVLTAAYATELFDERSVADLLDDCARCASDLAADLDSPALKGNPL, from the coding sequence GTGACACCAACCACCCTGGCCCGAACCGACTCGTCGGTCGCGCCGCTGTCGTACGCGCAGGAACGCCTCTGGTACATCGAGACCGCCGCGCCGGGCACGCCCACCTACAACGTGCCGCTGCTGGTGCGCTGGACCCAGGCCGCCGACGCCGACGCCCTGGCCGAGGCGCTCGCCGCCGTCGCGGACCGGCACGAGGTGCTGCGCACCACCTACCGGCTGCACGAGGACCGGCCGGTCCAGGTCGTCGGCGACCCCGGTTCGGTGCCGTTGGAGGTCGTCGACCTGGCCGACCACCCCGAGGCCGGGAGCGCTGCCCGGCGGCAGGCCGACGAGCGGGCACGCGTCCCGTTCGACCTGGCCGGCGAGGCGCCCTGGCGGTGCACGCTGTGGCGCGGCGTGCCCGGTGGCGACCTGCTACTCATCACCATCCACCACATCGCCGTGGACGGATGGTCGCTGGCTCCGCTCTTCGAGGACCTGGCCGCCGCGTACGAGGCGGCGGTGGCCGGTGCGTCGCCCGCCTTCGAGCCGCTGCCGGTGCGGTACGCCGACTTCGCCGTCGCCGACCGCGCCGCCTTCGACGCCCGCGGCACCCGCGCGGTGCTCGCCGAGCGGGTGGCCGAGCTGACCGCCGTCCCCGGTGGACTGGTCTTGGGTAACCGCCGTGCCGGCGGTCGGGCCGGGCCGACGCGGGCCGGCGCAGAGCACCGCTTCACCCTGCCGGCGACGACCTGGGCAGCCACCTGTGAGCTGGCCGGCGCCCTGGGGGCCACGCCGTACGTCGTGCTGCTGGCGGCCTTTCAGACGGTGCTCGCCCGCTGGTCCGGGCGCGACGACTTCCTGATCGGCACGGTCGCCGCCAACCGACCCCGGTCCGAGCTGGAGCGGCTCGTCGGTTTCTTCGCCAACACCGTGCCGGTCCGCTGCCGCCCGGGTGCCGACCGCACGTTCGCCGAGCTGTGCACGGCGGTACGCACCGAGGCGTTCCGCGCCCTCAGCTATCAGCGCGTCCCGTACGACCAGCTGGTGGCGGCCCTGCCGGCCGGCTACGGCGACCCGGTGGACGTGGCGTTCGTCCTGCAGAACGCCCCCACCGCGCAGGGCCCCGCCAGGTGGGCGGCACCGCAGCAGCTCGCCACCGGGACCGCCAAGTTCGACGTGGCATTCGTGCTGGAGGAGGGCGAGGAGGGGCTGACCGGCCTCGTCGAGTACGACGTGGACCGTTACCGGCCCGACGTCGCCACGGCGCTGGCCGAGGGGTTCGTCAACCTGCTCGGTGCCGCCGTCACCGATCCGGGCCGGCCGGTGAGCGGGTTGCCGCTCTCCACTCCGGCGGCGGGGATGCCGGCCGGCACGTTGGTCGGCGAGTCCCGCACCCCGGCACACCGGACGGTGCTGGAGGCGATCGACACGCGGCTCACCGGGCTGGACCCGGACGCCTGCGCGGTCACGTGCGCCGGGGTGGACACCAGCTGGCGGGAACTCGACGGCACCTCCTGGTGGCTCGCGGACCGGCTCGCCGCGGCCGGCGTACCGGTGGGCGGCCGGGTGCCCGTCGTCGCCGACCGCGGTGGCGCGCTCGTCGCCGGCTGGTTGGGGGTGCTGCGTGCCGGTGCCGCGTACACGCCGCTCAACCCGGACACTCCCGTCGACAAGCTGGAGCACATCGTCACCGAACTCGGTGCCGCGGCGATCGTGCTCGACGCCACCGGCCGCCGCCTGGTCGACGCCGACCTGCTGGATCGGCTCGGGGTGCCGGTCGTACGCCTCGACGAGGCCACGGTCGCCGAGCCGCCGCCCGGGCGGCGCCCGGCACCGGTCGACGGCGACGACCCGGCGGTCATCATCTACACCTCCGGCACCACCGGCCGGCCGAAGGGCGCGGTCGTGCCGCACCGCAGCCTGCTCAACACCATCGCCTGGTGGAACGCCGAAACCGGGCTGGACAGCACGGACCGGCTGCTCTGCGCATTCTCGGTCTCGTTCGACCCGGCCAGCTTCGAGACCTTCCGGGCACTGGTCGCCGGGGCGCAGCTGATCATGGCCGACGAGGAGACCCGCCGCGACCCGCGCCTGCTGGCCCGGCTGCTGCACGGGCCGCACGGCGCGACCACGATGTCGCTGACGCCCAGCCTCTGCCGCGCCGTGCTGGACGCCGACGAGGAGACCGGCACCAGCCTGCGCCGGCTCTACATCGGTGGCGAGGCGTTGCCCCGGCACACCGTGGAGCGGTGCGCCCGGCAGTGGGGCGTGCCGGTGGTCAACGTGTACGGCCCGACCGAGGCCTCCTGCATCAGCACGTTCGCCCTCACCGATCCCGCCGACCCGCGACCGCCCGCGATCGGCCGGCCGTTGCCCAACACCCGCGCCTACGTGCTCGGGCCGCACCTGGAGGAGCTGCCGGCCGGGGTGGCGGGCGAGCTGTGCCTTGCCGGGGCCGGGGTGTCGTTGGGCTACCTCGGCGACCCCGAGCGGACCGCCGTCGCCTTCCCGGTGGATCCGTGGGACCCCGGTCGAAATCGGCGGATCTACCGCACCGGCGACCGGGTGGCGCTGCGCCGCGACGGTCTGCTGGAGTACCTGGGCAGGGTCGACGAGCAGGTGAAGATCCTCGGGCACCGGATCGAGCCCGGTGAGGTGGCCCGGCTGATGGAGGACCAGCCGGGGGTGCGGGCCGCCGCCGTCCATCCGGTCGGCGACCCGCCGCGGCTGGTCGCGTACGTCCAGCTCGACACCGACGGCATGGCGCTGCCCGGCCGGGACGACCTGGTCCGGCCGTTGCAGCGCTGGCTGCCACCGGCGGTGCTGCCGACCGATGTGTACGCGGTCGACGCCCTGCCGCGCACCGGTAACGACAAGGTCGACTTCGCGGCCCTCGCCGCCCTGCCGTCGACGCGGCTGGCCCACACGACAGTGGCGGCCCGCCGGCTGACCGCCGCCGAGGCGGCCGTGGCCGCGCTCTTCGGCGACGTGCTCAGCGAGAGGGGGGAGCACACCGACCCGCTCGGCCCGGACGACAGCTTCTTCACCCTCGGCGGTCACTCGCTGCTGGCGGTGCGCCTGCTCGCCGAGGCGCAGCGGCGTACCGGCCGGGCCGTGCCGCTGCGGGACTTCCTCACCGAGCCGACCGTCGCCGGCCTCGCCCGCCTGCTCGCCGCCGACGACACCGCCGTCGAGGAGGATGACGCCGAGACGAGCGGCGGCCCGGCACCCGACGAGGGCGGCTCGTACCCGGCGACGCCCATCCAGCAGCGGCTCTGGGCGATCAGCCGGTTGCCCGCGCTGGGAGCGGCGTACCTGTCGCCGCTGGTCGTACGCCTCACCGGTGCCGTCGACCGGGACCGCCTGGCGGCGGCGGTACGCGACGTGCTGGGCCGCCATCCCGCCCTGCGCTCCCGGTTCCGGCTGGTCCGCACCGAGCGGCGGGTGCGCTACCGCACCGACGGACCGCCGCCCGCCGTCATCCGCGTCGACGACGTGCCACCGGCCGAACTCGCCGCGCGGGTGCAGGACGCCTGCTGGGCCCCGTTCGACCTGGCTGTCGACGCCCCGGCCCGCGCGTACCTGCTCGGGTCCGGGCCGCGGACACTGCTGGTGCTCACCGTGCACCACATCGCCGCCGACGGCTGGTCCATGCAACTGCTGCTCGACCAGATCGGCGAGTCGTACCGGGCCGGCGTCGAAGGGCGCGCCCCGGTGCTTCCCCCACCGGTGCATCCGGCGGCGCTCGCCGGCGCGGTGGTCGGCGCCGAAGCCGACGGCCGGGTGGCCGCGGTGGTCGAGCGCCTGCGCGGCGCGCCCACCGACATCCATCTGCCACACGACCGGCCCCGGCCGTCCGTGCAGCCGGTCACCGGCGCCACCGTGTCCCGCCGGCTGACGGCGGAGCTCACCGAGCGGATCCGTGCGGCGACCCGCCCGCTCGGCGCGACCACCTTCATGACCACCGCGGCGGTGCTCGCCGTGGCGCTGGCCCACCGCGGCGACCAGCGGGACTTCCTCTTCGCCTACCCGTGGGGCGGTCGGGAGGCCCGCGAGGCCGCCGACGCCGTCGCCATGCTGGTCAACACGGCGGTGCTCCGCGTCGACCTGACCGGCGCGCCGACGTGGCGGGAAGTGTTGCGCCGGGTCCAGGAGGAGAGCCTCGCCGGCTACCGGGACGCCGATGCGCCGTTCGACGCCGTCGCCGCCGCCCTGCATCCCGACCGCGACCTGAGCCGCCCGCCGATCACCCCGGTCTACCTCGCCGCGGGCGACGTCACCCCGGCCCCGCCGTCGTTCGGCCCGGACGTCACCGCCGACGCCGTGCCACTGACCGCGACCCGGGTCAAGTTCGAGCTGGAGGTGGGCGCCGACGCCCTGCCGGACGGGCTCGTGCTGACCGCGGCGTACGCGACCGAGCTGTTCGACGAACGCTCGGTCGCCGATCTGCTGGACGACTGCGCCCGGTGTGCGTCCGATCTCGCCGCCGACCTGGATTCACCCGCACTGAAGGGAAACCCGCTGTGA